One Rosa chinensis cultivar Old Blush chromosome 3, RchiOBHm-V2, whole genome shotgun sequence DNA window includes the following coding sequences:
- the LOC112193612 gene encoding probable F-box protein At2g36090 — MARFSHQPPSTTVDEDSSASISAVHPDIIQTHILTRLDGPTLASAACTSFQLHSLASDHRIWANICHSTWPSTTTPRLRQVISTFPDGAFSFFSDSFPLLANLDSAAAAADHHDSPTELISAVDIYHGDKLIFSKVVETETVSGWFTCSPFRIDLLDPKDVVPTPVKYPVGQEADTCRYLGEELRLSWILIDPVGRRAMNLSSHTAVSVQRHWLSGEVHARFASILPGQRGTASEFVQCGIVVTCGAGSEGGELQVREVSLQVEDMDGMHLNGKDGLVILQRGLEGRKGRNGRRGEEGRRRYGDYLERKRERKEKKKRTEGTLDTLCVTFGVLGFFLFWLFILCR; from the coding sequence ATGGCTCGCTTCTCCCACCAACCTCCGTCAACCACCGTCGATGAAGACTCCTCCGCTTCGATCTCCGCCGTCCATCCCGACATAATTCAAACTCACATCCTCACCCGCCTCGACGGCCCCACTCTCGCCTCCGCCGCCTGCACCTCCTTCCAGCTCCACTCCCTCGCCTCCGACCACCGCATCTGGGCCAACATCTGCCACTCCACGTGGCCCTCCACCACAACGCCACGTCTCCGCCAAGtcatctccaccttccccgacggcgccttctctttcttctccgaCTCCTTCCCGCTTCTCGCCAACTTAGACTCCGCAGCCGCTGCCGCCGATCATCACGACAGTCCGACTGAGCTAATCTCCGCCGTCGATATCTACCACGGTGACAAGCTCATCTTCAGCAAGGTGGTGGAGACGGAGACTGTGAGCGGATGGTTCACGTGCTCGCCGTTCCGGATTGACCTGCTGGACCCCAAGGACGTGGTTCCGACGCCGGTGAAGTACCCGGTGGGGCAGGAGGCCGACACGTGTCGCTATCTGGGGGAGGAACTGAGGCTGAGCTGGATTCTGATCGACCCCGTGGGACGGCGCGCTATGAACCTCTCGAGCCACACGGCGGTTTCGGTGCAGCGGCACTGGCTGAGCGGTGAGGTGCACGCGCGGTTCGCGTCGATTCTTCCCGGCCAGAGAGGGACGGCGTCGGAGTTCGTGCAGTGCGGGATCGTGGTGACGTGCGGCGCTGGGTCGGAGGGAGGAGAGTTGCAGGTGAGGGAGGTGAGCCTGCAGGTGGAGGACATGGACGGAATGCATTTGAACGGGAAGGACGGTTTGGTAATTTTGCAGAGGGGGTTGGAGGGCAGAAAGGGGAGGAATGGGAGGAGAGGGGAGGAGGGAAGGAGGAGATACGGAGACTACTTGGAGAGGAAGAGGGaaaggaaggagaagaagaagaggacagAAGGGACATTAGACACTTTGTGTGTCACTTTTGGCGTATTGgggtttttccttttttggttaTTTATTTTGTGCAGATGA